A region from the Acetonema longum DSM 6540 genome encodes:
- a CDS encoding nucleotide sugar dehydrogenase: MEILLKLQAKEALLAVVGLGYVGLPLAVAFAGKVRTLGFDINPEKVAVYQQGIDPTHEVETAKLQSTTLEFTTDPARLKEARVIIVAVPTPVNGDKTPDLTSVVSASALIGENLTPGSIVVFESTVYPGVTEDICIPVLESKSGLACGKDFRVAYSPERINPGDKVQRLENIRKIVAATDEETLETVAAIYELIIQAGVYKAAGIKVAEAAKLAENAQRDINIAFMNELALAFDRMKINTKDVIDAMNTKWNALRFQPGLVGGHCIGVDPYYFIYQFQMLGYHSQLIAAGRKINDAMAGFVADNIIKKVIQANKNLKRANIYIMGITFKENCPDMRNSKAVDVCRHLAGYGIQVKVADPVVDPAEFKKEYCLPLVRLEEVKNADCLVFLVAHQHFRELQPANLAGMFKQPGRQTRHVIIDIKHIFERKVMEESGYSYWSL, encoded by the coding sequence ATGGAAATTTTATTAAAATTACAGGCAAAAGAAGCTTTGCTGGCAGTTGTAGGCCTTGGCTATGTAGGGTTGCCGCTGGCGGTTGCGTTTGCCGGAAAAGTCCGGACCCTTGGCTTTGATATTAATCCGGAAAAAGTGGCTGTTTATCAGCAGGGAATTGATCCTACCCATGAAGTCGAAACGGCGAAGCTCCAAAGCACGACACTGGAATTTACTACTGATCCAGCCCGGCTGAAAGAAGCCCGCGTGATCATTGTTGCAGTGCCGACGCCGGTCAATGGAGATAAAACCCCGGATTTAACGTCCGTTGTCAGCGCCAGTGCACTGATCGGGGAAAATCTGACGCCGGGCAGTATTGTCGTTTTTGAATCGACGGTGTATCCCGGGGTTACCGAGGATATTTGCATTCCGGTGTTAGAGTCGAAATCAGGCCTGGCATGCGGCAAAGATTTCAGGGTAGCCTATTCACCGGAAAGAATCAATCCCGGCGATAAAGTGCAAAGACTGGAAAATATCCGGAAGATTGTTGCCGCGACAGATGAGGAAACATTGGAAACGGTTGCGGCGATTTATGAACTGATTATTCAGGCGGGAGTATATAAAGCAGCCGGCATTAAGGTGGCGGAAGCGGCAAAGCTGGCTGAAAATGCCCAGAGAGACATTAACATTGCTTTTATGAATGAACTGGCCCTGGCATTCGACCGCATGAAAATCAACACCAAAGATGTAATCGACGCCATGAACACCAAATGGAATGCCCTGCGGTTTCAACCCGGCCTGGTAGGCGGGCATTGCATCGGCGTGGACCCGTATTACTTCATTTATCAGTTCCAGATGCTGGGGTATCACTCGCAGCTTATTGCCGCCGGCAGAAAAATTAACGATGCCATGGCCGGCTTTGTCGCTGACAACATTATAAAAAAAGTGATTCAAGCCAATAAAAATCTAAAAAGAGCCAACATTTATATTATGGGAATTACCTTTAAAGAAAATTGCCCGGATATGCGCAATTCAAAGGCCGTCGACGTCTGCAGGCACCTTGCCGGATATGGAATTCAGGTAAAAGTGGCTGACCCGGTTGTTGATCCCGCAGAATTTAAAAAAGAATACTGCCTGCCGCTTGTCAGGCTGGAAGAGGTCAAAAATGCCGATTGCCTGGTATTTTTAGTTGCCCATCAACACTTCCGGGAACTACAGCCGGCGAATCTGGCCGGCATGTTCAAGCAGCCAGGGCGGCAAACCCGTCATGTCATTATTGATATCAAGCATATATTTGAGCGTAAAGTAATGGAAGAAAGCGGTTATTCCTACTGGAGCCTTTAA